The Chlorocebus sabaeus isolate Y175 chromosome 20, mChlSab1.0.hap1, whole genome shotgun sequence genomic sequence TGGCCCGGGCCATCGGCATTCCGGAGCCCAGGgtccagatttggtttcagaacgagAGATCACGCCAGCTGAGGCAGCACCGGCGGGAATCTCGGCCCTGGCCCGGGAAACGCGGCCCGCAAGAAGGCAGGCGAAAGCGGACCGCCGTCACCCGGTCCCAGACCGCCCTGCTCCTGCGAGCCTTCCAGCAGGATCGCTTTCCGGGCATCGCCACCCGGGAAGAACTGGCCAGAGAGACGGGCCTCCCGGAGTCCCGgattcagatttggtttcagaaccggagggccaggcacccaggccagggtggCGGGGCACCGGCGCACGCAGGCGGCCTGTGCGACGCGGCCCCCGGCGGGTGTCTCCCCGCCCCCTCGCCGTTGGCCTTCGCCCACACCGGGGCGTGGGGAACGGGGCTTCCCGCGCCCCACGTGCCCTGCGCGCCCTGGACTCTCCCACCGGGGGCTTTCGCgagccagggagcaggggccATCGCCCCGCTGCAGCCCGGCCAGGCCGCGCAGGCAGCGGGGATCCCCCATCCAGCCCCGGCAGGCGGGGATTGGGAACTTTCCTACGCTGCCCTGGCGACTCCGGAAGGGGCGCTCTCCCACCCTCAGACCCCCCGGGGGTGGCCTCCGCGCCCGAGCCAATGGCGGGGGGACCAGGACCCGCAGCACCACAGCCTGCCGGGCCCTTGCTCGGTGGGACAGCCCGGGCCCGCCGGAGCTGAGCCGCAGGGCCAGGGTGTGCTCGCGCCGCCCACGTCCCAGGGGAGTccgtggtggggctggggccaggggccCCAGGTCGCCGGGGCGGCGTGGGAGCCCCAAATCGGGgcagctccacctccggggcccGCGCCCCGGGAGGCCTCCGCGGGGCAGGAGCAGATGCAAGCCGTCCGGGCGCCCTCCCCGCCGCTCCAGGAGCCTGGGCGCTCGTCtgcactcccctccagcctgctggATGAGCTCCTGGAGACCCCCGAGTTTCTGCAGCAGGCGCAACCTCTGCTAGAAACGGAGGCCCCGACGGAGCTGCAGGACGTGGGAGAGCCCGCTTGGCTGGAACCGCTACTCCTCAGCGAGGAGGAATACCGGGCTCTGCTGGAGGAGCTTTAGGACGCGGGGTTGGGACGGGATCGGGGGCGGGGCGGTGGCCTCCCTTTGGCGGTGGGCACCGGGCTCGGTGTGGAGAGGCCTGTTTTCCCTCCGGGCTGAGCAGCCTGGCATTCCTGCCTTCCGGGTctgggcgcggcggcggcggcggcggcggcggccggagaCTCCACACCGAGGAGAACTGAGCATCCCGGGGATTCCAGAGCCGGCCCAGGTTCCAGGAGGGGGGACCGTCTACTGCGCATGCGCGGGTGTGCGGGCAGCGGCCTAGGCTCTGGGAGCGGCCCCGGCAGAGCTCTCATGCTTTTCCACCACCCGACCCCCGCCCgatgccccaccccactccccaacgcggcgcgcacacacacacccacacacacgcaccccccgacacacccacacaaccacacccccacacacccaaacacaccacccccacccccacccccaccacgacCGCCAGCAGCACCACCGTGTTCTGCACTGGGCTGCTGGTTGGAGACCTCCATGCCCCGAAACACCGGGCCCGGGCAGCGTCCGGGCCTGCTCTCCCTCCGGCGGCTCGCCTCCTCTGTGCCTCCGCTCCACCGTCACTCGCCCACCCGTGCCCCTGCCGCCTTCCCCGCCGTCGGCATGGAGCACCTGGCGGCTACATGCACCCCCCAGATCCCACACAAACCCGGGATGCTGACCGCTCCAGGCGgggggaaggcaggcagagatggagagatgagAGCCAGACCTCGGGGGATGGACGCAGGAGGGAcgttggaagggagggagggagggagggagggagggagggagggagggacggatggacggagagagggagggagtggggaacggAGGGAAAGACGGAGCGACGGAGGgacggggggggggggcgggcggGAGGGAGCAAGGGTCAGAGGGACTCCGGCAGGGAGGAAAAGCGGTCTCCGGCCTCCAGCAGCAACAGggccgcccctcccccacgccccCGCGCGCCGGGGGAAAAAAGGCGAGCGCCCAGCGCGGGCAGAGGGCGGGGCCCACGGCCGCCGCGTGGGCCGGCGGGGCACTCATTCCCCGAGGAACGGGCCATGTCCGCCAAGGCGAAAGACCCAGACTCGGGTGGCCGTCCGGTTTTCACCCGCATGGTTTGCCGacctcccatccccaggctgAGCCCTGCAATGCAGCGCGAGGCGGGCAGCCCCGTCCACACAGGAGTCACACTCAGGACGACTGAGGCACGAATCGGGATTCCACGTTGCTTTGCCGTctgccgggggggggggggtcgggTGCTCACGTCTCTGAAGCCCCCGGAAGCCTGACCGTGCTGACTGTTTGATTCCCGAGCTCTGCGGAGACCCAGAATCTTCCAGGGAGGCGTGGAACGCCAGCACCGTGCCTTCGCTCTACTCGCCTGTTTCCAGGGCGGGCCACGGTGGAGACTCCCCCTACGTTGCGTTGCGTGATGCAGGCATCCGTGGTCAGGCCGCGACGCCGGGGATGCAGTCTTTCTCCGGGGTGTCGCTCCGCCCTTCCGCGTGGAAGTGAACGCGACCCACACACCTGCGTGTGTGAGCCTGTGATGACAACGGCGACAACCACGGGCACGGCCTCCTTCCCGGGGAGAGGGCCCGGAAAACTCAAGACTCTCACGGAGGTCCAGTTCCACACTCCACTCCACCCTTCCgggctggcttctccctgctgaaGACGCCCGCGGAGCCCCGAGAGCGGCTTCCAGTCCCCGCAGAATCCctggagaggcccagagagccagcccctgaagcccgccccccgccccctcccccctccccccaccccactccccaccccactccccacctcccgggcttctccggccccacccacacccaggccacagtgaCCTGGGCCCTGTGGGTCCCGGCTTCCGAGGGC encodes the following:
- the LOC119623052 gene encoding double homeobox protein 4C-like, yielding MALPTPGDGALPAEARGRGRRRRLVWTPSQREALRACFERNPYPGIATREELARAIGIPEPRVQIWFQNERSRQLRQHRRESRPWPGKRGPQEGRRKRTAVTRSQTALLLRAFQQDRFPGIATREELARETGLPESRIQIWFQNRRARHPGQGGGAPAHAGGLCDAAPGGCLPAPSPLAFAHTGAWGTGLPAPHVPCAPWTLPPGAFASQGAGAIAPLQPGQAAQAAGIPHPAPAGGDWELSYAALATPEGALSHPQTPRGWPPRPSQWRGDQDPQHHSLPGPCSVGQPGPAGAEPQGQGVLAPPTSQGSPWWGWGQGPQVAGAAWEPQIGAAPPPGPAPREASAGQEQMQAVRAPSPPLQEPGRSSALPSSLLDELLETPEFLQQAQPLLETEAPTELQDVGEPAWLEPLLLSEEEYRALLEEL